One genomic window of Oncorhynchus clarkii lewisi isolate Uvic-CL-2024 chromosome 5, UVic_Ocla_1.0, whole genome shotgun sequence includes the following:
- the LOC139408662 gene encoding stomatin-like yields MEEDGKETISIRESKRRERQAALESPDIGIGLCGWIIVGLSILLMLATLPLSIWMCIKIVKEYERAIIFRLGRILRGRAKGPGLFFILPCTDNFINVDMRTITFDIPPQEVLTKDSVTVSVDGVVYYRVQNATLAVANITNADAATRLLAQTTLRNVLGTKNLAEILSDREEIAHSMQTTLDDATDDWGIKVERVEIKDVKLPQQLQRAMAAEAEASREARAKVIAAEGEMNASRALKEASLVIAESPSGLQLRYLQTLNTIAAEKNSTIIFPLPMDMMQAFMKRD; encoded by the exons ATGGAGGAAGACGGCAAAGAAACCATTTCAATTAGAGAGAGTAAAAGACGGGAACGTCAAGCAG CCTTGGAGAGCCCAGATATTGGTATTGGCTTATGTGGGTGGATCATTGTCGGATTATCCATCCTTCTGATGCTCGCGACTCTGCCTCTCTCCATATGGATGTGTATTAAG ATTGTGAAGGAGTATGAGAGGGCCATCATCTTTCGGCTGGGGCGGATCCTACGAGGAAGAGCTAAAGGGCCAG GCCTGTTCTTCATCCTGCCGTGCACAGATAATTTCATCAATGTGGACATGCGCACCATCACCTTCGACATCCCCCCACAAGAG GTTCTGACTAAGGACTCAGTGACGGTCAGTGTTGATGGAGTGGTGTACTACCGTGTTCAGAATGCCACCCTGGCTGTGGCCAACATCACCAACGCTGACGCTGCCACCCGCTTGTTGGCACAGACCACCCTGAGGAACGTCCTGGGCACCAAGAACCTGGCTGAGATCCTGTCTGACCGCGAGGAGATAGCCCACAGCATGCAG ACTACCCTGGACGACGCTACAGATGACTGGGGTATCAAGGTGGAGCGGGTGGAGATCAAGGACGTCAAACTGCCCCAGCAGCTCCAGAGGGCCATGGCTGCAGAGGCCGAGGCTAGCCGCGAGGCCAGGGCAAAG GTGATAGCAGCGGAGGGGGAGATGAACGCTTCGCGGGCTCTGAAGGAGGCCTCTCTGGTGATCGCTGAGTCTCCATCGGGCTTGCAGCTGCGCTACCTGCAGACCCTCAACACCATAGCTGCCGAGAAGAACTCCACCATCATCTTCCCCCTGCCAATGGACATGATGCAGGCCTTCAtgaagagagactga